In a single window of the Paenibacillus sp. MMS20-IR301 genome:
- the cntC gene encoding staphylopine uptake ABC transporter permease subunit CntC has protein sequence MSVFQKMWGDKLAALSLIIIMLTAVAGIFAPWLAPHSPEQVQMELRYASPTWQYLLGNDHLGRCVLSRLIYGIRPSVLWVFVALAVSALFGALLGLLAGYFKGKTDSVIMRVCDVMLSFPGYVMSLAVVGILGPGIRNILIAFVVMKWAWFARVIRSSVQQYADTDYVRFAKTTGMGNMAIMIKHVVPVALPDFAVISSSAFGTMILQISGLSFLGLGIEAPHAEWGMMLNEARGVMFSRPELMLAPGLAIVIVVSAVNFCSDALQVALDPKLQRGLSKPRRAFTRLSAKLKREEVA, from the coding sequence ATGAGCGTATTCCAAAAGATGTGGGGAGACAAGCTTGCCGCATTATCCCTCATAATCATCATGTTGACGGCAGTCGCGGGAATCTTTGCACCTTGGTTAGCGCCCCATAGTCCGGAGCAAGTTCAAATGGAGCTGCGCTATGCTTCACCGACCTGGCAATACCTGCTTGGCAACGATCATTTGGGACGCTGCGTATTATCCAGATTGATTTACGGCATCCGTCCCAGTGTCCTGTGGGTATTTGTTGCGCTGGCTGTATCCGCGCTTTTCGGGGCATTGCTCGGACTGCTGGCCGGTTATTTCAAGGGAAAGACGGACAGTGTGATCATGAGGGTCTGTGACGTAATGCTTTCCTTTCCAGGTTATGTCATGTCGCTGGCTGTAGTAGGGATATTGGGCCCGGGAATCCGGAACATTCTAATTGCCTTTGTCGTTATGAAATGGGCCTGGTTTGCACGTGTCATCCGCTCTTCGGTCCAGCAGTATGCCGATACAGACTATGTAAGATTTGCCAAAACGACCGGAATGGGTAATATGGCAATTATGATAAAGCATGTCGTGCCTGTAGCACTTCCGGATTTTGCCGTCATTTCAAGCAGTGCGTTTGGAACGATGATTCTGCAAATCTCCGGACTGTCCTTTCTTGGTTTAGGAATCGAGGCGCCTCATGCAGAGTGGGGCATGATGCTTAATGAAGCACGAGGGGTGATGTTCTCCCGGCCGGAGCTTATGCTGGCCCCAGGGCTCGCCATCGTCATTGTGGTATCCGCGGTAAATTTCTGCTCTGATGCGCTGCAAGTAGCCTTAGATCCGAAATTGCAAAGAGGGCTGTCCAAACCGCGGCGGGCATTTACGAGATTGTCTGCCAAACTGAAGAGGGAGGAGGTGGCATAG
- a CDS encoding nicotianamine synthase family protein, translating to MSLYSLHDYASKFRQIADMYDGTAKRSAELTELIDSYTGFIMNPSNIPLWEELEQPGSRRGHELAAELREVSARCVSIMEKNRAIKVLGGVEEAAAYFANVESCIEQEFGSFHLSSDSKVVMIGSGAFPITPMLIGRQKNVEVLGLDIDKEAVELSNNVLKKLGSTLPIRLVTGEIHDFKLEIKAATHIIFSSTVALKYELLDRLHALTSKGVVVSMRYGNQLKSLFNYPMQPVDESKWRIAEQLSCPGQVFDVALYCKV from the coding sequence ATGTCCCTGTATTCACTTCATGATTACGCATCTAAGTTCAGGCAAATAGCGGATATGTATGATGGTACAGCAAAGAGAAGCGCAGAGCTCACTGAACTTATTGATAGTTATACCGGTTTTATCATGAACCCAAGCAATATACCGTTGTGGGAGGAGCTTGAACAACCAGGCTCAAGGAGAGGGCATGAGCTAGCAGCAGAATTAAGAGAGGTTTCCGCCAGATGTGTTTCCATTATGGAGAAGAACCGTGCAATTAAAGTATTAGGCGGAGTTGAAGAGGCAGCTGCTTATTTTGCAAATGTTGAATCCTGTATTGAACAGGAATTCGGGAGCTTTCACCTCAGCTCTGATTCAAAGGTTGTAATGATCGGGTCAGGGGCGTTTCCGATAACTCCGATGCTCATAGGCCGGCAAAAGAATGTGGAGGTGCTTGGATTAGATATTGATAAGGAAGCGGTTGAGCTTAGCAACAATGTCCTGAAAAAGCTGGGCAGTACTTTGCCTATACGTCTGGTAACAGGGGAAATACATGATTTCAAGCTGGAAATAAAGGCGGCAACTCATATTATTTTCAGCTCAACGGTTGCCTTGAAGTATGAATTACTGGATCGGTTGCATGCACTTACCTCTAAGGGAGTTGTTGTATCCATGCGTTACGGGAATCAGCTTAAATCGCTTTTCAATTATCCCATGCAGCCTGTGGATGAGTCCAAATGGAGGATCGCAGAGCAGCTATCGTGTCCCGGTCAAGTCTTTGACGTAGCATTGTACTGTAAAGTTTAG
- the opp1B gene encoding nickel/cobalt ABC transporter permease has protein sequence MGGFILKRSLLAVPLLIIISFLTFALNNLSPLDPAEVVLRAQGVPQVTEALLMETKAALGMDRPFLIRYFDWLTSCFRLEFGNSYITGTAVWALLGPAFMNTLKLTMVSVIAILAFSVGLGVLCALQEGRLLDRSIRGISFFLTSMPSAWLAAMMIWYFSVKLDWLPTSGMDSWASYILPVIVLTVSYAGIYFRLVRSSMLSQLHEDYTLYARACGLQESKITLMMLKNSMQVATSVFCMAVPIILGSTVVVESIFAWPGLGTLTVNSILGRDFPVIQAYVLLLAVSFVLFNTLSDLINAALDPKLRKEF, from the coding sequence ATGGGCGGTTTTATCCTCAAAAGATCATTGCTTGCGGTTCCGCTGCTGATCATTATCTCATTCCTGACCTTTGCTCTGAACAACCTCTCGCCGCTGGACCCGGCCGAGGTTGTTCTCCGGGCACAAGGGGTCCCGCAAGTCACTGAAGCCTTGCTCATGGAGACCAAAGCTGCACTAGGCATGGACCGGCCTTTTCTGATCCGTTACTTTGATTGGCTGACCTCCTGCTTCCGCCTGGAATTCGGAAACTCTTATATCACGGGCACAGCGGTGTGGGCGCTGCTTGGCCCGGCCTTTATGAACACGCTCAAGTTAACTATGGTATCGGTGATTGCTATTCTGGCTTTTTCCGTCGGGCTCGGAGTTCTCTGTGCGTTACAAGAAGGGCGGCTACTTGACCGTTCGATCCGGGGTATATCATTCTTCCTGACCTCCATGCCGTCGGCATGGCTTGCAGCGATGATGATCTGGTATTTCTCAGTAAAGCTGGATTGGCTGCCGACCAGCGGAATGGATTCCTGGGCCAGCTACATTCTGCCGGTAATTGTCCTTACGGTCAGCTATGCAGGTATTTACTTCCGTCTTGTCCGCAGTTCAATGCTAAGCCAGCTGCATGAGGACTACACGCTGTATGCCAGAGCCTGCGGTCTGCAGGAGAGTAAAATTACGCTGATGATGTTAAAGAATTCAATGCAGGTTGCTACTTCTGTGTTCTGCATGGCGGTCCCCATTATTCTGGGGAGTACAGTCGTCGTCGAAAGCATCTTCGCCTGGCCCGGTTTAGGCACTTTAACCGTAAATTCAATCCTGGGGAGGGATTTTCCGGTCATTCAGGCTTATGTCCTGCTGCTGGCCGTCTCCTTCGTGCTGTTTAATACACTCTCGGATCTCATTAATGCAGCACTGGACCCCAAGTTAAGAAAGGAGTTCTAG
- the cntA gene encoding staphylopine-dependent metal ABC transporter substrate-binding lipoprotein encodes MKRKLITLLAAVTALALLAGCGKAENGQTAASSPKQELVYATVKDINDMNPHLYPGSMPAQGMVYESLVENTPEGIKPLLAESWTISEDGTVYTFQLRQGVVFHDGEPFNAEAVKQNIDAVQHNAVKHSWIKLSTKIVDTKAVDEYTFQMTLSEPYYPALLELSMTRPYVFLSPKNFIHGETKDGVNGYNGTGPYRLIEHQTDQYAIFEANPDYWNGAPKIKQITAKVLPTGETTYLALQKGEVNFVFTDDRGTDSIDTEAMDRLIAAGDYQVVRSEPMNTKVIVANSSKAGSPAQEKAVREAIWHAIDRESIARQIFSGKETPAETLFSANVNYADIGLKTRAYDLEAAAQLLDDAGWNVSDGGTRTKDDKPLSMELYYDAASISQKTQAELIQNTVKGLGMELKLIGEDSSSIANRRAAGTYDLLFNQTWGLAYDPQSTVSAFTSESSYYHATSGIAQAEQLYDKINRVMATTTEDQRKSLYTDILTIVHDEAVFIPVTNGNLTIVAPSGLQGIGFKQTQFELPFENMFFE; translated from the coding sequence ATGAAACGAAAATTAATCACTTTACTGGCGGCAGTCACGGCGCTGGCTTTGCTGGCCGGATGCGGTAAGGCGGAGAACGGACAAACCGCTGCGTCCAGTCCAAAGCAGGAGCTCGTTTACGCAACAGTCAAGGATATTAACGATATGAATCCGCATCTTTATCCAGGCTCTATGCCGGCCCAAGGAATGGTCTACGAATCACTGGTCGAAAACACACCTGAAGGAATCAAGCCGCTGTTGGCAGAATCCTGGACCATCTCCGAAGACGGAACTGTGTATACGTTTCAACTGAGACAAGGCGTTGTCTTCCACGATGGAGAACCGTTTAATGCAGAGGCAGTTAAACAGAATATCGATGCAGTGCAGCATAATGCGGTCAAGCATTCGTGGATCAAACTGTCCACCAAAATTGTCGATACCAAAGCGGTGGATGAATATACCTTCCAGATGACCTTGTCAGAGCCGTATTATCCTGCGTTGCTTGAGCTTTCCATGACCAGACCTTACGTCTTCCTGTCACCGAAAAACTTTATTCACGGGGAAACCAAGGATGGAGTAAACGGTTATAACGGAACCGGCCCTTACCGGCTCATCGAACATCAGACAGATCAGTATGCTATCTTTGAAGCTAATCCTGATTACTGGAACGGCGCACCGAAGATTAAGCAAATTACCGCCAAGGTGCTCCCGACAGGAGAAACAACTTACCTGGCCCTGCAAAAAGGGGAAGTTAACTTTGTCTTTACTGATGACAGGGGAACGGACAGCATTGATACAGAGGCAATGGACCGTCTGATTGCGGCCGGTGATTATCAAGTCGTTAGAAGTGAGCCGATGAACACGAAAGTAATTGTGGCCAACAGCAGCAAAGCCGGAAGTCCTGCACAGGAAAAAGCAGTCCGCGAAGCGATTTGGCATGCAATCGACCGTGAAAGTATCGCCCGTCAAATTTTTAGCGGAAAAGAAACGCCCGCTGAAACATTATTTTCCGCCAATGTGAACTATGCAGATATCGGATTAAAGACGCGTGCCTATGATTTGGAGGCGGCAGCACAGCTGCTGGACGATGCTGGCTGGAATGTCTCAGACGGCGGAACCCGCACTAAAGACGATAAGCCTTTATCCATGGAGCTCTATTATGATGCAGCTTCCATATCCCAGAAGACACAAGCCGAACTGATCCAAAATACGGTGAAAGGGCTCGGCATGGAGCTGAAGCTGATTGGCGAAGATTCCTCCTCCATCGCTAACCGGAGAGCAGCAGGGACTTATGATCTGCTGTTCAACCAGACATGGGGCCTTGCCTATGACCCGCAAAGTACAGTTTCTGCATTTACCTCTGAATCCTCATACTATCATGCAACAAGCGGTATTGCTCAAGCAGAGCAGCTTTATGACAAGATAAACAGGGTTATGGCAACTACCACAGAGGATCAGCGAAAATCACTGTACACGGATATTCTGACGATTGTCCATGATGAAGCCGTCTTCATTCCGGTTACGAACGGAAATCTTACTATAGTGGCTCCAAGCGGCTTGCAGGGCATCGGCTTTAAGCAGACGCAATTTGAGCTGCCTTTCGAGAATATGTTTTTTGAATAA
- a CDS encoding diaminopimelate epimerase, with protein MLQEISFAKLSPTQNMTILVKSMHSEEEYAPIASRLMSYDNVFAEQVGFIKQATHPGAVAALNMAGGEFCGNACMALAALTAHQQTIHPSESTTIHLEASGTDQLINCLVQKTDEDDFFCKVMMPVPRNIEARTLKHEGNNYTAGLVQYSDFLHIILEVQQFTGSLKKLAENLARMLEITSSYPLIGVLLFKPDSNELLPLMYVPALDSLVWERGCGSGTASVGAYAAWKNRTLFEAPIQQPGGIIRVSASCEEHKISGVSISGNVSIVAEGKAYIHL; from the coding sequence ATGCTTCAGGAAATATCATTCGCAAAATTAAGTCCCACTCAAAACATGACCATTCTGGTAAAAAGCATGCATAGCGAAGAGGAATATGCTCCGATTGCTTCAAGGCTCATGTCCTACGACAATGTATTTGCCGAGCAGGTTGGCTTCATCAAACAAGCTACACATCCCGGTGCTGTTGCTGCCCTGAATATGGCAGGAGGTGAGTTTTGCGGAAATGCCTGTATGGCATTGGCTGCACTCACCGCACACCAGCAGACAATCCATCCAAGTGAATCCACAACAATTCATTTGGAGGCCTCCGGAACAGATCAATTGATCAACTGTCTGGTACAAAAAACAGATGAGGATGATTTCTTCTGCAAGGTTATGATGCCTGTCCCCAGGAATATAGAAGCCAGAACTTTAAAGCACGAGGGCAATAATTACACCGCCGGGCTAGTCCAATACTCCGATTTCCTTCACATTATTCTAGAAGTACAGCAGTTTACCGGCTCCTTAAAGAAATTGGCTGAGAATTTAGCAAGGATGCTTGAGATTACATCATCCTATCCTCTCATCGGTGTCCTGTTGTTCAAGCCTGATTCTAATGAGCTGCTCCCGCTTATGTATGTTCCGGCGCTGGATAGTCTGGTTTGGGAAAGAGGCTGCGGATCAGGAACCGCTTCAGTGGGTGCCTATGCCGCTTGGAAGAATCGAACATTATTTGAGGCACCGATACAACAGCCCGGCGGAATTATCCGGGTCTCAGCAAGTTGCGAGGAACACAAAATTTCAGGTGTGAGTATATCAGGCAATGTCAGCATTGTTGCAGAGGGTAAAGCATATATCCATCTTTAA
- the cntF gene encoding staphylopine uptake ABC transporter ATP-binding protein CntF, translated as MNTLEVSKLRIWDSLTDTILVKDSSFQIKSESCLAIVGESGCGKSVTCRAIMRLNRANLRQSGSIKLNGMNLGGLSEHEMRKQRGRQLCLIMQNGMRAFDPSSIVGNHFKETLKQHYGWSHTEITAKMAGAMESVMLKDPVTLMNKYPHQLSGGMLQRMMIALAIVLKPTLIIADEPTSALDTLSQYEVMEQLLSLKAESGCSMIFVSHDLGAVKRIADDIVVMKDGEIVERGAAAEVFTNTRHAYTKYLLEAKQALNSHFIQSMGGLELVDR; from the coding sequence ATGAATACACTGGAGGTTTCAAAGTTACGTATATGGGATAGTTTAACGGATACTATCCTTGTCAAGGACAGCTCCTTTCAGATCAAGTCCGAGAGCTGCCTGGCTATTGTAGGGGAGAGCGGGTGCGGGAAGTCTGTAACCTGCCGGGCGATTATGCGTCTGAATAGGGCTAACCTTAGACAGAGCGGAAGTATAAAGCTTAACGGAATGAATCTCGGCGGGCTCTCCGAGCATGAAATGCGGAAGCAAAGAGGCCGGCAATTATGCCTGATTATGCAAAATGGGATGCGCGCTTTCGACCCTTCCAGTATTGTGGGCAATCATTTCAAAGAGACGCTGAAGCAGCATTATGGCTGGAGCCACACGGAAATTACAGCGAAGATGGCTGGCGCCATGGAAAGCGTTATGCTTAAGGATCCGGTAACATTGATGAATAAATACCCGCATCAGCTATCGGGAGGCATGCTGCAGCGAATGATGATTGCACTGGCAATCGTCCTAAAACCAACACTGATTATTGCCGATGAACCGACATCTGCACTGGATACCTTATCCCAGTATGAGGTTATGGAGCAGTTACTTTCCCTGAAGGCCGAGTCCGGCTGCTCTATGATTTTTGTCTCGCATGATCTTGGCGCAGTGAAGCGGATTGCTGATGATATCGTCGTTATGAAGGACGGCGAGATTGTCGAGCGCGGAGCAGCTGCCGAGGTTTTCACCAATACCAGGCATGCGTACACCAAATATCTTCTCGAAGCGAAGCAGGCACTGAATAGCCACTTCATCCAGAGTATGGGAGGGCTTGAGCTTGTTGACCGTTAA
- a CDS encoding ABC transporter ATP-binding protein, with protein sequence MLTVNQVEKSYTGGKLFSSKSKQVLHHISFTLEPGEVLGIIGESGSGKSTLGRLLLGIEKPDRGTIQFEGRDIGERAGRKGKISAVFQDYTSSIHPFYSVEKAVAEPLKLQGRKHADIDHKIDRLLHEVGLDSSYRKKYPHELSGGQAQRVCIARAVSTDPQYILLDEAVSSLDASVQFQILELLKKLKETYGMSYIFITHDLQAAAYLCDRMMFIRSGHIEEIISARRLNEVQSEYAKAMLQMALRLTDSRDRKERIIL encoded by the coding sequence TTGTTGACCGTTAATCAGGTGGAGAAATCATATACCGGGGGCAAATTGTTCTCCAGTAAGAGCAAACAGGTGCTGCATCATATCAGCTTTACCTTAGAGCCAGGCGAGGTGCTGGGCATCATCGGAGAGAGCGGCAGCGGCAAATCAACCTTGGGACGTCTGCTGCTTGGCATCGAGAAGCCGGACCGCGGCACAATTCAATTTGAAGGCAGGGATATAGGGGAGCGGGCCGGCAGAAAGGGAAAGATCAGCGCTGTATTTCAAGATTATACTTCCTCAATTCACCCCTTTTACAGTGTGGAAAAGGCAGTGGCCGAACCGCTCAAGCTTCAAGGACGTAAGCATGCAGATATTGATCACAAAATCGACCGCCTGCTGCATGAAGTAGGCTTGGACAGCTCTTACCGGAAAAAGTATCCCCATGAGCTGTCCGGAGGACAAGCACAGCGGGTGTGCATTGCCAGGGCAGTTTCAACGGATCCTCAATATATTCTCCTGGATGAAGCCGTCAGTTCGCTGGATGCATCCGTTCAGTTCCAAATTCTGGAGCTGCTGAAGAAGCTGAAAGAGACGTACGGTATGAGCTATATTTTCATCACACATGATCTTCAGGCAGCTGCTTATTTATGTGACCGGATGATGTTTATCCGCAGCGGTCATATCGAAGAGATCATATCCGCCCGGCGGTTAAACGAGGTACAGTCCGAATACGCTAAAGCGATGCTGCAGATGGCATTACGTTTAACTGACAGCAGGGATAGGAAGGAGAGAATTATATTGTGA
- the cntE gene encoding staphylopine family metallophore export MFS transporter CntE, translated as MRGALAWPFLRLYLLTLLYFSSNSILNVIIPLKGESLGASNSAIGIVMGAYLFTTMFLRPWAGQVIYRQGPVKVLRIILAINALALSLYTFTGLGGYFFARMLQGVCTAFFSMSLQLGIIDSLPEKDRSQGISMYSLCATMPGVIGPLLALNIWESGNMGVFSITILSMAVLTGAFGFSATMKAADNRPIPRQADRQGSFNQLFTNPHLFLCGMLMLGSSVIFGGVTTFIPLYAGQIQHASAAFYLMLQAGTIVAARFFLRKKIPSDGKWHPAFIKAVILSLTAASLCTGLSGYGGFAVFYCGALLMGLAQAMLYPTLTTYLTFVLPESKRNVLIGLFIAMADLGVSLGGVLLGPVADLLSYSWMYIFCAMLGAGLLLFISRQQLKLKLNAEVPASGT; from the coding sequence GTGAGGGGAGCTTTGGCTTGGCCCTTTCTGAGATTATATCTATTGACACTTCTATATTTCAGTTCAAATTCAATTCTGAATGTAATTATACCCTTAAAAGGTGAATCACTCGGTGCCAGCAACTCGGCCATAGGTATAGTCATGGGAGCCTATTTATTTACAACGATGTTCCTGCGGCCCTGGGCAGGTCAGGTCATCTACAGGCAGGGCCCTGTAAAAGTGCTGCGGATCATCCTGGCCATTAACGCCCTGGCTTTGTCGCTGTACACGTTTACCGGTTTGGGCGGATATTTCTTCGCACGGATGCTGCAAGGCGTGTGCACAGCCTTTTTCTCCATGTCGCTGCAGCTTGGTATTATCGATTCGCTGCCTGAAAAAGACCGCTCGCAGGGCATATCCATGTATTCGCTCTGTGCCACAATGCCCGGGGTCATAGGACCGTTACTGGCACTGAATATTTGGGAATCCGGAAACATGGGTGTTTTTTCAATAACAATCCTCAGCATGGCTGTGCTTACCGGCGCTTTTGGCTTTAGTGCTACGATGAAGGCGGCAGATAACCGCCCAATCCCGCGTCAGGCTGACAGGCAGGGTTCCTTTAACCAGTTATTCACTAACCCTCACCTGTTTCTGTGCGGCATGCTAATGCTTGGATCATCCGTTATCTTCGGTGGAGTCACGACATTTATTCCATTGTACGCAGGGCAGATTCAGCACGCCAGCGCAGCTTTCTATCTAATGCTGCAGGCGGGAACGATTGTAGCTGCAAGATTCTTTTTGCGTAAAAAAATACCCTCTGACGGCAAATGGCATCCCGCCTTTATAAAAGCGGTCATTTTGTCCCTTACTGCTGCTTCCCTGTGTACCGGATTATCCGGTTATGGCGGATTTGCGGTATTCTACTGCGGTGCATTGCTGATGGGATTGGCCCAAGCGATGCTGTATCCGACTTTAACGACCTATTTGACCTTCGTTCTCCCGGAGTCTAAGCGCAATGTGCTGATCGGGCTGTTTATTGCTATGGCTGACCTCGGCGTATCGCTTGGCGGAGTGCTGCTTGGTCCTGTTGCGGACCTGCTATCCTATTCCTGGATGTATATATTTTGTGCCATGCTTGGAGCGGGATTGCTACTCTTTATCTCCAGGCAGCAGCTGAAACTGAAATTAAATGCGGAGGTACCAGCAAGCGGAACTTAA
- a CDS encoding opine metallophore biosynthesis dehydrogenase, whose amino-acid sequence MDGFKRVLLLGTGPAAVQLAVLIKNDFHCELGLAGRVSSRSELFMAALHSGGNRLYSRVQNESHQLLEGECCPEQVFHGYETVTGSWDTIILNVTADAYLSVLSSLNRDVLAHVKCILLISPTLGSNSLVHKYIQKTGLEAEVISCSTYLGDTRWIDGQPSNCVLTTAVKRKLFIGSTHVKNINVNRLTGLYDRLDIMLEVMKSPLEAESRNISLFVHPALFMNDFSLNTVFRQRSGVKYVYKLFPEGPVTYTLIHEMLECWKELSVLFEALNLKSMNLLKFMTEDNYPVRTESLPQASIDSFISLEPVHQEYLLYIRYASLLIDPFSEPDSDGRYYDFSAVPIQSIFTNRDGAWDVPRMPKEDYYRTKIIQGLARHLKRSCPTIDTFIDRYEQQLMFSARLLQGQNLSGAFQIQAFSEDIQLICSDLTV is encoded by the coding sequence ATGGACGGGTTCAAGCGCGTTCTATTGCTGGGCACAGGGCCTGCTGCGGTTCAGCTGGCGGTGCTGATCAAAAATGATTTTCACTGTGAGCTGGGATTAGCCGGACGGGTCTCAAGCCGCTCCGAACTATTCATGGCTGCACTCCATTCGGGCGGAAACCGCTTGTACTCGAGGGTGCAGAATGAATCCCACCAGTTGCTGGAGGGCGAGTGCTGCCCGGAGCAGGTATTTCACGGCTATGAAACCGTGACGGGGAGCTGGGATACTATCATCCTTAACGTGACTGCGGATGCTTATCTGAGTGTATTAAGCAGCCTTAACAGGGATGTGCTGGCGCATGTAAAATGCATTCTGTTGATTTCTCCAACTTTGGGCTCTAACAGTCTGGTTCACAAATACATACAAAAGACCGGCCTGGAAGCGGAAGTAATCAGCTGCTCCACTTATTTGGGCGATACCCGCTGGATTGATGGACAACCGTCAAACTGTGTACTAACCACGGCCGTGAAAAGAAAGCTGTTCATTGGCTCCACGCATGTGAAAAATATAAATGTGAACAGGTTAACCGGGCTGTACGACCGCCTAGATATCATGCTGGAGGTTATGAAGTCCCCGCTGGAGGCCGAGAGCAGAAATATTTCCCTGTTCGTGCATCCGGCGCTGTTTATGAATGACTTCTCGCTCAATACCGTATTCAGGCAAAGATCAGGAGTTAAGTATGTATACAAATTATTTCCTGAAGGCCCGGTTACGTACACGCTAATCCATGAAATGCTGGAATGCTGGAAAGAGCTGTCTGTATTGTTTGAGGCTTTAAATCTGAAGAGTATGAATCTCCTTAAGTTTATGACAGAGGATAATTATCCGGTCAGAACAGAGAGCTTGCCGCAGGCAAGCATCGACAGCTTCATTTCGCTTGAACCGGTGCATCAGGAGTATCTGCTGTACATCCGTTATGCCTCCTTGCTGATCGACCCGTTTTCTGAACCGGATTCGGACGGACGATACTACGACTTCTCAGCAGTTCCCATCCAGTCTATATTCACAAACCGGGACGGGGCGTGGGATGTTCCACGAATGCCTAAGGAGGATTATTACCGCACCAAAATTATTCAGGGCCTGGCCCGGCACTTGAAGCGGAGCTGCCCGACTATTGATACCTTTATTGACCGGTATGAGCAGCAATTAATGTTCTCAGCCCGATTGCTTCAGGGACAGAACCTCTCCGGTGCGTTTCAAATACAGGCGTTTTCGGAAGATATTCAATTGATCTGCAGTGATTTGACTGTGTGA
- a CDS encoding DUF4240 domain-containing protein, with protein MNKETFWSIIDQARSLANGWERMYEPLVQALSSLKPAEILQWQQIFSLYQQLSYKNKLWAAAYTINGGCSDDGFDYFRGWLTAQGKDVFLNALNNPDSLAEVEACEGDVSFERILGAACNAYLHQLGLPPDYELFYAALDNHPLADGTVEAITSEITYADDIDQDWDEDDEEAMHKWLPKLCEAFDW; from the coding sequence ATGAATAAGGAAACCTTTTGGAGCATCATTGATCAAGCCAGGTCATTGGCAAACGGCTGGGAGAGGATGTACGAGCCATTGGTTCAAGCGTTGTCATCGCTTAAACCGGCCGAAATTTTACAGTGGCAGCAGATATTCAGCCTGTATCAGCAGCTCTCTTATAAAAACAAACTTTGGGCGGCGGCTTATACGATTAACGGAGGGTGTTCGGACGACGGTTTTGATTATTTTCGCGGATGGCTGACGGCCCAGGGCAAGGATGTTTTCCTTAATGCGCTGAACAATCCCGATTCGCTTGCGGAAGTAGAGGCTTGCGAGGGAGACGTAAGTTTTGAGCGCATCCTGGGTGCAGCCTGCAACGCCTATCTTCATCAGCTCGGCTTGCCGCCAGATTATGAGCTGTTCTATGCTGCCCTTGACAACCATCCGCTTGCCGATGGAACGGTTGAGGCCATTACATCCGAAATCACGTACGCGGATGATATCGATCAGGATTGGGACGAAGACGACGAAGAAGCGATGCACAAGTGGCTTCCAAAACTGTGCGAGGCTTTTGATTGGTAA